In Nymphalis io chromosome 11, ilAglIoxx1.1, whole genome shotgun sequence, one genomic interval encodes:
- the LOC126771851 gene encoding protein spaetzle 3, translating into MALANFTVTTLNAATPALAAISSEPLRVQLDDLLYSPEEQQPEYAAQYTGNEPFIPPPNIQQPRKSKVRKRAGTAYLPPPNQFTHYPQQNNVPQNPFNSQLHTQIYQQNTRLNLQIDNQRVQEINANYDNTGQYVHDPAGDYDYAQRKNAAQRPPYNPGYADTPFLPATTTGPPSSRRFDGVSNQNFNIVSGPATPPTQSASRKQNEAGNNISGNSGTNGQTPPDRPRGFTKVETGGSGGKTQLHAILDYDDEDDYYEDVPGSDSGQPAVTPLQGPILLRNGSVPVVPLTSYPTVNNGTFYQIPILWTALSLALGYELQGQIIRGVPCVKRNFQLYCPTAGNTYPIDKIETFIDENKALIKRMYGSFTIPGGNRVRRAPGVPDMHSGDSYFRHARQTKPSLPDTQSVNNTGRIDACESKTEIMTPYWALNSARKLRAIVNTMHFEQAIHQEVCSKKSTSRCSGDCGCEQKYKWHRLLAYDPNDDCAGIFMDWFLFPSCCVCRCKP; encoded by the exons ATGGCTTTGGCAAATTTTACGGTGACCACTCTTAATGCTGCAACACCTGCGCTCGCGGCAATATCGTCTGAACCCTTGCGAGTACAACTAGATGATCTTCTTTATTCTCCTGAAGAACAACAACCAGAATATGCAGCACAGTACACTGGCAACGAACCCTTCATACCACCCCCTAATATACAACAGCCAAGAAAATCAAAAGTTAGAAAACGTGCTGGAACAGCGTATCTGCCCCCACCCAATCAATTCACACATTATCCACAACAAAATAATGTTCCTCAAAATCCTTTTAACAGTCAGCTACATACGCAAATATACCAACAAAATACGAGACTCAATCTACAGATAGACAATCAGCGAGTTCAAGAAATCAATGCAAATTATGATAATACGGGACAGTATGTTCATGATCCTGCAGGAGATTACGACTATGCGCAAAGAAAAAATGCAGCGCAGCGACCACCTTATAATCCAGGTTATGCGGATACACCTTTTCTGCCAGCGACCACAACTGGTCCGCCATCTAGTCGAAGGTTTGACGGCGTCTCAAACCAAAACTTTAATATTGTAAGTGGTCCTGCGACACCGCCAACTCAATCGGCATCGCGGAAGCAAAATGAGGCTGGAAATAATATTAGTGGTAATAGTGGTACAAATGGACAAACACCTCCAGATCGCCCTCGAGGCTTTACTAAAGTTGAAACAGGCGGTTCAGGAGGTAAAACACAACTACACGCTATACTCGACTACGACGACGAAGACGATTACTATGAAGACGTACCGGGATCag ATTCTGGTCAGCCGGCAGTAACGCCTCTACAGGGCCCTATTTTATTACGCAATGGTTCCGTACCCGTCGTGCCTCTAACCTCCTACCCAACAGTCAACAATGGAACATTCTACCAAATACCT atCCTATGGACCGCCCTGTCACTAGCCTTGGGCTACGAGCTTCAAGGTCAAATTATCCGAGGAGTGCCTTGCGTGAAACGAAATTTTCAACTCTATTGTCCGACCGCCGGTAATACGTATCCTAT agatAAAATCGAAACTTTCATAGATGAGAATAAAGCGTTAATAAAGCGAATGTACGGATCATTTACAATACCGGGGGGAAACAGAGTGCGTAGAGCTCCGGGTGTACCTGACATGCATTCTGGGGACTCCTACTTCCGACATGCTCGGCAGACAAAGCCTTCATTACCTGACACACAGTCAGTCAACAATACTGGGAG gATAGACGCCTGCGAAAGTAAAACAGAAATAATGACACCGTATTGGGCGCTTAACTCGGCGAGGAAGTTACGAGCAATAGTCAACACTATGCATTTCGAACAAGCTATACATCAAGAAGTTTGCAG caaaaAATCTACCTCGAGATGTTCAGGCGATTGCGGGTGTGAACAGAAGTACAAATGGCATCGATTGCTGGCCTATGACCCCAATGACGACTGTGCTGGCATATTCATGGACTGGTTTTTATTCCCATCGTGCTGCGTGTGCCGATGCAAGCcatag